The following proteins come from a genomic window of Salvia hispanica cultivar TCC Black 2014 chromosome 4, UniMelb_Shisp_WGS_1.0, whole genome shotgun sequence:
- the LOC125217735 gene encoding WAT1-related protein At3g28050-like, with product MGLAEHAATPYLGMVLASTAQVGLIIISKSALASGMTNYTFVAYSNALAALILLPLSLLVHRSSNRPPLTFLILCGFFSLGVLGCLAQLTGYTGISYTSAEFASALLNLIPGFTFVLAVVFRMEVLNCRNSSFLAKTLGTVVSISGAFVVTLYKGPEILTYLSSPKLHYEYIGVVAAQSSWIIGGLFLAADCVVSSAYIIVQASILKKYPAELIIVFFYCFFAAILSTSVSLITDRDLSAWSLQPNIRLIAVLYSGVFGSAFQVSVAAWCLHKKGPLFVAMFHPLGIVISAVLGVIFLGDILYLGSLLGSIIIVIGFYSVMWGKAKDLKVIDNNTTNSEKAPLLPIENERTTSIDGS from the exons ATGGGGCTGGCGGAGCACGCTGCGACGCCGTATTTGGGGATGGTGCTTGCCTCAACGGCGCAAGTCGGCCTCATTATCATCAGCAAAAGCGCTCTTGCTTCTGGAATGACTAATTACACCTTCGTCGCTTACTCCAATGCCCTCGCCGCCCTAATCCTTCTTCCTCTATCTCTCCTCGTTCACAG GTCATCAAATCGGCCGCCGCTGACATTCTTGATTCTTTGTGGATTTTTTTCCTTAGGTGTTCTTGG ATGTTTGGCTCAGCTGACTGGATACACTGGAATCAGTTACACTTCTGCTGAGTTCGCCTCAGCACTACTGAATCTCATACCTGGATTCACCTTCGTGCTTGCTGTCGTATTCAG GATGGAAGTGCTAAACTGTAGGAATTCGAGTTTTCTAGCAAAAACGTTGGGAACGGTCGTCTCCATTTCTGGCGCCTTTGTTGTCACTCTGTACAAAGGCCCTGAGATCCTAACTTATCTATCGTCTCCTAAGTTGCATTACGAGTATATTGGTGTAGTAGCAGCACAGTCAAGCTGGATTATTGGAGGGTTATTCCTTGCTGCAGACTGTGTCGTATCTTCAGCCTACATAATTGTACAG GCCTCAATTCTTAAGAAATACCCTGCAGAGCTGATTATAGTATTCTTTTACTGCTTCTTTGCTGCCATTCTGTCGACATCCGTGTCTCTTATTACTGATCGGGACCTTAGTGCTTGGTCGTTGCAGCCTAATATCCGACTGATTGCTGTTCTGTATTCG GGAGTATTTGGTTCTGCATTCCAAGTCAGTGTAGCTGCATGGTGTCTGCACAAAAAGGGTCCTCTTTTCGTTGCAATGTTTCATCCGTTGGGAATTGTGATATCTGCTGTGCTCGGTGTTATCTTCTTGGGCGACATACTGTATCTGGGAAG TTTGTTGGGGTCAATTATCATAGTTATCGGGTTCTACTCGGTGATGTGGGGGAAGGCAAAAGATTTAAAGGTGATTGACAACAACACAACAAATAGTGAAAAGGCCCCTCTTCTGCCCATTGAGAATGAGCGGACGACGTCGATAGACGGATCATGA